From the genome of Triticum aestivum cultivar Chinese Spring chromosome 3B, IWGSC CS RefSeq v2.1, whole genome shotgun sequence, one region includes:
- the LOC123070566 gene encoding YTH domain-containing protein ECT3 — protein sequence MEPKPNTALAHKPIEEAVDNLKIDASTKASNGNLPAAKDASSSDAISCISSADAASTAAKDTEMNQGAYMGDQGMYYYGYYYPGSFGGWDENGYYAGSNGLEMQPTVVQAENGSYLCYVPGYENGYTAYSPVVPGTGVDSQYVNKEPYYSAVIPVQDPSTPGMYAQPIAYGPELVPAYTWDPYVLLDGVQGHPVGVQQTNYPTRSNYPSNKHAVPSSKASRSTKYAPGTTKGSSSAVDTVPTSANNYPSSKFANKASGASITKGHLPSSKFVVHTNQGKGSLYQSKGINLNESGRNCNGNEKLKARSKLNEFGDRDISDKHNDESKIFLSPGADRFGLSGVQEVNDDIPSLVAVRRDSYNLPDFVTKYEQALFFVIKSYSEDDIHKSIKYNVWASTPNGNKRLDNAYKIAQERMAGKGTKCPVFLFFSVNASGQFCGVAEMLGPVDFNKSMNFWQQDKWNGFFPVKWHIIKDVPNPQFRHIILENNENKPVTNSRDTQEVKFLQGAEMLNIFKNFSCKTSILDDFDFYENRQKVMQDRRGKPLTTSLDHLTPKDEKPAESEKQAQSASSVEHHNAKRNEEQSNDVTTDLDTAKRGQDQSNVVAADVDAAKASEQSKGVATDVDTAKTSEQSKEVATDLDAAKRSEETNMVTADVDTSKRSEEQSNMVAVKLDTAKKSEEQTSSVAAAG from the exons ATGGAGCCCAAGCCCAACACCGCGCTCGCCCACAAGC CTATAGAAGAGGCAGTAGACAACTTGAAGATTGATGCTAGCACGAAGGCAAGCAACGGCAACTTG CCTGCTGCAAAAGACGCAAGTTCTTCGGATGCAATATCATGCATTTCCTCGGCAGATGCAGCTAGTACTGCCGCCAAGGATACTGAGATGAACCAAGGAGCTTATATGGGGGACCAAGGGATGTATTACTATGGGTACTATTATCCAG GCTCATTTGGAGGATGGGATGAGAATGGCTACTATGCTGGATCGAATGGACTGGAGATGCAACCGACA GTCGTTCAAGCTGAGAATGGGTCTTATTTGTGTTATGTTCCGGGTTATGAAAATGGTTATACTGCTTATAGTCCAGTCGTTCCTGGAACTGGCGTGGATAGTCAGTATGTCAACAAAGAGCCATATTACTCCGCTGTGATTCCCGTGCAGGACCCTTCTACACCTGGCATGTATGCTCAACCAATTGCTTACGGACCTGAGCTAGTCCCCGCATACACATGGGACCCTTATGTTCTTCTGGATGGGGTTCAGGGACATCCTGTTGGTGTGCAGCAAACAAACTACCCTACAAGATCAAATTACCCTTCCAATAAGCATGCTGTTCCATCTTCAAAAGCTTCACGCAGCACAAAGTATGCACCGGGTACCACCAAAGGATCATCATCAGCTGTAGACACAGTGCCAACCTCTGCCAATAACTATCCATCATCAAAGTTTGCAAATAAG GCATCTGGTGCTTCCATAACAAAAGGGCATCTTCCGTCCAGCAAGTTTGTGGTTCATACTAACCAAGGGAAAGGAAGCCTTTATCAAAGTAAAGGCATTAATTTGAATGAAAGTGGTAGAAACTGCAACGGGAATGAGAAGCTGAAGGCCAGAAGCAAGCTAAATGAATTTGGTGACCGTGACATATCAGATAAACACAATGATGAGTCAAAAATTTTTTTGAGCCCAGGAGCAGATCGTTTTGGATTGTCAGGTGTACAGGAGGTTAACGATGACATACCTTCACTTGTTGCAGTAAGAAGAGATTCATATAATCTTCCTGATTTTGTTACGAAGTATGAGCAAGCTTTATTCTTCGTCATTAAATCTTATAGTGAAGATGATATTCACAAGAGTATCAAGTACAATGTTTGGGCAAGTACTCCTAATGGAAATAAAAGGCTTGACAATGCCTATAAAATTGCACAAGAAAGAATGGCAGGAAAAGGAACCAAATGCCCTGTTTTCCTCTTCTTTTCT GTTAATGCTAGTGGTCAGTTCTGTGGTGTGGCTGAGATGCTTGGCCCAGTAGATTTCAACAAGAGTATGAACTTCTGGCAACAGGACAAGTGGAATGGATTCTTCCCAGTAAAATGGCACATTATCAAGGACGTGCCTAATCCTCAATTTCGACACATAATATTGGAGAATAATGAGAACAAGCCTGTTACAAACAGTAGGGACACTCAAGAG GTCAAGTTTCTACAAGGTGCAGAGATGCTGAACATTTTCAAGAACTTCTCATGTAAAACGTCAATATTGGATGACTTTGACTTCTATGAGAATAGGCAGAAAGTAATGCAGGACAGAAGAGGCAAGCCGCTTACGACATCATTGGATCACCTCACG CCAAAGGATGAGAAACCGGCAGAGTCTGAAAAGCAAGCTCAATCTGCAAGTAGCGTAGAGCATCATAATGCCAAGAGAAATGAGGAGCAGAGCAACGATGTTACAACAGATCTTGATACAGCCAAGAGAGGTCAGGATCAGAGCAACGTGGTTGCAGCAGATGTTGATGCAGCCAAGGCAAGTGAGCAGAGCAAAGGGGTTGCAACAGATGTTGATACAGCCAAGACAAGTGAGCAGAGCAAAGAGGTTGCAACAGATCTTGATGCAGCCAAGAGAAGCGAGGAGACCAACATGGTGACAGCAGATGTTGATACATCCAAGAGAAGCGAGGAACAGAGCAACATGGTCGCCGTGAAGCTTGATACAGCCAAGAAAAGCGAGGAGCAGACCAGCAGTGTTGCTGCGGCAGGCTGA